The Streptomyces sp. SS1-1 genome has a segment encoding these proteins:
- the chpE gene encoding chaplin ChpE — protein sequence MKNLKKAAAVTMVAGGLLAAGTGMASATDAHAEGKAVGSPGIVSGNLIQAPIHIPANVSGNSVNVIGVLNPAFGNLAVNK from the coding sequence GTGAAGAACCTGAAGAAGGCAGCGGCCGTGACGATGGTGGCGGGTGGCCTGCTGGCCGCCGGTACCGGAATGGCCTCCGCCACCGACGCGCACGCCGAGGGCAAGGCCGTCGGCTCGCCGGGCATCGTCTCGGGCAACCTGATCCAGGCCCCGATCCACATCCCGGCGAACGTCTCCGGCAACAGCGTGAACGTCATCGGCGTCCTGAACCCGGCCTTCGGCAACCTGGCCGTCAACAAGTGA
- a CDS encoding response regulator produces the protein MADAIRVLLVDDHQVVRRGLRTFLEIQDDIEVVGEAADGAEGVDRAEELRPDVVLMDVKMPGMDGVDALRRLRELDNPARVLIVTSFTEQRTVIPALRAGAAGYVYKDIDPEALAGAIRSVHAGHVLLQPEVAGALLSQEENGGGQGRAGSLTEREREVLALIADGRSNREIARALVLSEKTVKTHVSNILMKLDLSDRTQAALWAVRHGVTG, from the coding sequence GTGGCTGACGCAATCAGGGTGCTGCTCGTCGACGACCACCAGGTCGTCCGCCGTGGGCTGCGCACGTTCCTCGAGATCCAGGACGACATCGAGGTCGTGGGGGAGGCCGCCGACGGCGCCGAGGGAGTGGACCGCGCCGAGGAGCTGCGGCCCGACGTCGTCCTCATGGACGTCAAGATGCCGGGCATGGACGGCGTCGACGCCCTGCGCCGGCTGCGCGAGCTCGACAACCCCGCGCGCGTGCTGATCGTGACCAGCTTCACCGAACAGCGCACGGTGATCCCGGCCCTGCGCGCGGGCGCCGCCGGGTACGTCTACAAGGACATCGACCCCGAGGCGCTCGCCGGGGCCATCCGCTCGGTCCACGCCGGCCACGTCCTCCTCCAGCCGGAGGTCGCCGGTGCCCTGCTCTCCCAGGAGGAGAACGGCGGGGGACAGGGCAGGGCGGGGTCGCTGACCGAGCGGGAGCGCGAGGTGCTCGCCCTCATCGCGGACGGCCGGTCGAACCGTGAGATAGCACGGGCGCTGGTCCTGTCGGAGAAGACCGTCAAGACGCACGTCTCCAACATCCTCATGAAACTGGACCTCTCCGACCGCACCCAGGCCGCCCTGTGGGCCGTACGCCATGGCGTGACCGGCTGA
- a CDS encoding FHA domain-containing protein, which produces MPELVLELNGRTWTLDPSRPYTLGRDPQGDIVLDDARVSWRHATISWSGRSWVIEDHGSTNGTFVQGHRIHHLEIGPGSAVHLGNATDGPQLTVSGGAASAAPQQAQQQAQAQAQPQQQPYAAQGAQPGWGQAPAQPAPQQQGGQAGWQEPRQRDAHIPQQQGAGGGAGVPPVYGDRSPTTFHQFSIGRVMRIGRALDNDLVVSDLQVSRHHAEFHSTPDGRMEIRDLGAHNGTYVNGQPIGKGGSQLLGPTDIVGVGHSTFRIVGDRLEEFVDTGEVSFSARHLTVTVDGGKQILKDVSFGVPEKSLIAVIGPSGSGKSTLLKALTGYRPANQGDVLYDNRNLYKQFAELRQRIGLVPQDDILHKELTVKKALKYAAKLRFPADTTTAEREARIDEVLRELKLDIHKEKKVTSLSGGQRKRVSVALELLTKPSLIFLDEPTSGLDPGMDRDVMQLLRGLADDGRTVLVVTHSVAELALCDKLLVMAPGGAVAYFGPPEEALNFFGYDTWADVFSAFENYRDYDWAGRWKGSQHYQMYAADIDAIAPQSVQMPPMQAMKPPKPQGWMSQFVTLVRRYVSVIVSDKGFLALMVILPGVLGAVSLLIDSGKGLLPNPANPQTGRIIPNGTATTVLLILAVGACFAGAANSVRELIKERVIYERERATGLSRSAYLMSKVFVLGVITVLQGLMVGVIGFSSREIPEEGLVLGNLTLLELSVPIMALGFTSMMFGLIISALVKTAEKTMPLLVMFAIIQVVFTGCLFALNGSIGANQISFLMPSRWAVGAAGATLDFNKISPPDKGESGDPLWEHTVGAWTMDMLALIALGVICGIFVARFLRRHEPEVMRK; this is translated from the coding sequence GACCTGGACGCTCGACCCGTCCAGGCCCTACACCCTGGGACGCGATCCCCAGGGAGACATCGTGCTCGACGACGCCAGGGTCTCCTGGCGGCACGCCACGATCAGCTGGAGCGGCCGCAGTTGGGTCATCGAGGACCACGGCAGCACCAACGGCACGTTCGTGCAGGGCCATCGCATCCACCACCTGGAGATCGGCCCCGGTTCGGCCGTGCATCTGGGCAACGCGACCGACGGGCCGCAGCTGACCGTGTCCGGTGGCGCGGCCTCCGCCGCCCCGCAGCAGGCACAGCAGCAGGCACAGGCGCAGGCACAGCCGCAGCAGCAGCCGTACGCCGCGCAGGGCGCGCAGCCCGGCTGGGGCCAGGCGCCCGCGCAGCCGGCGCCGCAGCAGCAGGGCGGACAGGCAGGCTGGCAGGAGCCCCGGCAGCGGGACGCGCACATCCCGCAGCAGCAGGGTGCCGGCGGTGGCGCGGGGGTGCCGCCGGTGTACGGCGACCGCAGCCCCACCACGTTCCACCAGTTCTCCATCGGCCGTGTGATGCGCATCGGCCGTGCGCTGGACAACGACCTGGTCGTCTCCGACCTCCAGGTCTCCCGGCACCACGCCGAGTTCCACTCGACGCCCGACGGCCGCATGGAGATCCGCGATCTCGGCGCCCACAACGGCACCTACGTCAACGGCCAGCCGATCGGCAAGGGCGGCTCCCAGCTGCTCGGCCCGACCGACATCGTCGGCGTCGGCCACTCCACGTTCCGTATCGTCGGCGACCGCCTCGAGGAGTTCGTCGACACCGGTGAGGTCTCGTTCTCGGCCCGCCACCTGACCGTCACGGTCGACGGCGGCAAGCAGATCCTCAAGGACGTTTCCTTCGGCGTCCCCGAGAAGTCCCTCATCGCGGTCATCGGCCCGTCCGGCTCCGGCAAGTCGACGCTGCTCAAGGCGCTCACCGGCTACCGGCCCGCCAACCAGGGCGACGTCCTCTACGACAACCGCAACCTCTACAAGCAGTTCGCCGAGCTGCGCCAGCGCATCGGTCTGGTCCCGCAGGACGACATCCTGCACAAGGAGCTGACCGTCAAGAAGGCCCTCAAGTACGCGGCCAAGCTGCGCTTCCCCGCCGACACCACGACCGCCGAGCGCGAGGCGCGGATCGATGAGGTGCTGCGCGAGCTGAAGCTGGACATCCACAAGGAGAAGAAGGTCACCTCCCTCTCCGGCGGCCAGCGCAAGCGCGTCTCGGTGGCCCTGGAGCTGCTGACCAAGCCGTCGCTGATCTTCCTCGACGAGCCGACCTCGGGCCTCGACCCGGGCATGGACCGCGATGTGATGCAGCTGCTGCGCGGCCTAGCCGACGACGGCCGTACGGTCCTCGTCGTCACGCACTCCGTGGCCGAGCTGGCGCTGTGCGACAAGCTGCTGGTGATGGCGCCGGGCGGCGCGGTCGCCTACTTCGGACCGCCGGAGGAGGCGCTCAACTTCTTCGGCTACGACACCTGGGCCGACGTCTTCTCCGCCTTCGAGAACTACCGCGACTACGACTGGGCGGGACGCTGGAAGGGCTCGCAGCACTACCAGATGTACGCCGCGGACATCGACGCGATAGCCCCGCAGTCCGTACAGATGCCGCCGATGCAGGCGATGAAGCCGCCCAAGCCGCAGGGCTGGATGTCCCAGTTCGTCACGCTGGTGCGGCGCTATGTGTCGGTGATCGTCTCCGACAAGGGCTTCCTGGCCCTCATGGTGATCCTGCCCGGGGTCCTCGGCGCGGTGAGCCTGCTGATCGACTCCGGCAAGGGGCTGCTGCCGAACCCGGCGAACCCGCAGACCGGGCGGATCATCCCGAACGGCACGGCCACGACCGTCCTGCTGATCCTCGCCGTCGGCGCCTGCTTCGCCGGCGCCGCGAACTCGGTGCGTGAGCTGATCAAGGAGCGGGTCATCTACGAGCGGGAGCGCGCGACCGGCCTGTCGCGTTCCGCGTACCTGATGTCCAAGGTGTTCGTGCTCGGCGTCATCACCGTGCTCCAGGGCCTGATGGTCGGCGTCATCGGCTTCTCCAGCCGGGAGATCCCCGAGGAGGGCCTGGTCCTGGGGAACCTGACGCTGCTCGAGCTGTCGGTGCCGATCATGGCGCTCGGCTTCACCTCGATGATGTTCGGCCTGATCATCTCGGCCCTGGTGAAGACCGCCGAGAAGACCATGCCGCTGCTGGTCATGTTCGCGATCATCCAGGTGGTGTTCACCGGCTGCCTCTTCGCGCTGAACGGCTCGATCGGCGCGAACCAGATCTCGTTCCTGATGCCGTCGCGCTGGGCGGTGGGCGCGGCCGGCGCCACGCTGGACTTCAACAAGATCAGCCCGCCCGACAAGGGCGAGAGCGGCGATCCGCTGTGGGAGCACACCGTCGGGGCCTGGACCATGGACATGCTGGCCCTGATCGCCCTCGGCGTGATCTGCGGCATCTTCGTGGCCCGCTTCCTGCGGCGGCACGAGCCGGAGGTCATGCGGAAGTAG
- a CDS encoding S-adenosylmethionine:tRNA ribosyltransferase-isomerase encodes MTLMVRVPPELSARAPAEQRGPGLDRDAVRLLVSRGTEVSHHVFRELPGLLRAGDVLVVNTSETLPAAVDGRIGPARVVVHFSTRGDDGRWAVELRDPDGRGTTRARTGGPAGTKVCLPGGLRLVLEEPLDPVGGRLWWARPVTDGGGPAGPGRVLGVMRAHGRPIRYAYTERDQPLSVYRTVFALPSADGAGSAEMPSAARPFTAGLVAELVSRGVQFAPVALHTGVASAEAHEPPYPERFRVPEASARLIRAARAGSGRVVAVGTTAVRAVESAVDADGVVRAREGWTDLVVTPERGVRVVDGLLTGLHEPEASHLLMLEAVAGRAAIEAGYAQALHERYLWHEFGDVHLVLPSEGPHAERCVSNCA; translated from the coding sequence GTGACGCTCATGGTGCGGGTGCCGCCGGAGCTGTCGGCGCGGGCGCCGGCCGAGCAGCGGGGGCCGGGGCTGGACCGGGACGCCGTACGTCTGCTGGTGTCCCGGGGCACGGAGGTGAGCCATCACGTCTTCCGTGAGCTGCCGGGGCTGCTGCGGGCCGGGGACGTACTGGTCGTCAACACGTCCGAGACGCTGCCCGCCGCGGTGGACGGCCGGATCGGGCCCGCGCGCGTGGTGGTGCACTTCTCCACGCGCGGGGACGACGGGCGCTGGGCGGTGGAACTGCGGGATCCCGACGGGCGGGGCACCACGCGCGCGCGTACGGGCGGGCCTGCGGGGACGAAGGTGTGTCTGCCCGGTGGTCTGCGGCTGGTGCTGGAGGAGCCCCTGGACCCGGTGGGCGGGCGGCTCTGGTGGGCACGGCCGGTGACGGACGGGGGCGGGCCCGCCGGTCCGGGGCGGGTGCTCGGGGTGATGCGGGCCCATGGGCGGCCCATCCGCTACGCCTATACGGAGCGGGACCAACCGCTGTCCGTGTACCGGACCGTGTTCGCGCTGCCGTCGGCCGACGGGGCGGGCAGTGCGGAGATGCCGAGTGCGGCGCGTCCCTTCACGGCGGGGCTGGTGGCGGAGCTGGTGAGCCGGGGGGTGCAGTTCGCGCCGGTCGCGCTGCACACCGGGGTGGCGTCGGCGGAGGCGCACGAGCCGCCGTATCCGGAGCGGTTCCGGGTGCCGGAGGCCTCGGCACGGCTGATCCGGGCGGCGCGGGCGGGGTCAGGCCGGGTCGTCGCGGTCGGGACGACGGCCGTGCGGGCCGTGGAGTCGGCGGTGGACGCCGACGGCGTCGTCCGCGCGCGGGAGGGCTGGACGGACCTGGTGGTCACCCCGGAGCGGGGGGTGCGGGTGGTGGATGGTCTGCTGACCGGGCTGCACGAGCCGGAGGCGTCGCATCTGCTGATGCTGGAGGCGGTCGCGGGACGGGCCGCGATCGAGGCGGGTTACGCGCAGGCGCTGCACGAGCGGTACCTGTGGCACGAGTTCGGGGACGTCCATCTCGTCCTGCCCTCGGAAGGGCCTCACGCTGAGCGTTGCGTCAGCAACTGCGCGTAA
- a CDS encoding SDR family NAD(P)-dependent oxidoreductase produces MPVAIITGASKGLGRALAEGLAGRGWDLVLDARTAGALERTAAALRRHGTRVTAVPGDVTAAEHRVALVEAARRLGGVDLLVSNASALGAEPLVRLDALPLEGLRRALEVNVVAALGLVQEALPLLRASAAGSVIAVSSDAAVEAYGTWGGYGASKAALDQLAAVLGAEEPGLRVWAVDPGDMATDLYAAAVPDDDEARPEPDAVVPAFLRLLDERPPGGRYTASGLVGGRR; encoded by the coding sequence ATGCCGGTCGCGATCATCACAGGGGCTTCGAAGGGGCTGGGGCGGGCGCTCGCCGAGGGGCTGGCCGGGCGGGGCTGGGATCTGGTGCTGGACGCGCGGACGGCCGGGGCGCTGGAGCGGACGGCGGCCGCGCTGCGGCGGCACGGCACGCGCGTGACGGCGGTGCCGGGGGATGTGACGGCGGCGGAGCACCGGGTGGCGCTGGTCGAGGCGGCCCGGCGGCTGGGCGGCGTCGATCTGCTGGTGAGCAACGCCAGCGCGCTCGGTGCCGAGCCGCTGGTCCGGCTGGACGCGCTGCCGCTCGAAGGGCTGCGGCGGGCGCTGGAGGTGAACGTGGTCGCCGCGCTGGGGCTCGTCCAGGAGGCACTGCCGCTGCTGCGGGCGTCCGCGGCGGGCTCGGTGATCGCCGTCAGCTCGGACGCTGCCGTGGAGGCGTACGGGACCTGGGGCGGGTACGGGGCGTCGAAGGCCGCGCTGGACCAGCTGGCGGCGGTGCTGGGCGCGGAGGAGCCGGGGCTGCGGGTGTGGGCGGTGGACCCCGGGGACATGGCCACGGACCTGTACGCGGCGGCCGTACCGGACGACGACGAGGCGCGTCCGGAGCCGGACGCGGTGGTGCCGGCGTTCCTGCGGTTGCTGGACGAGCGGCCGCCCGGCGGGCGGTATACGGCGTCCGGCCTGGTGGGGGGCCGGCGGTGA
- a CDS encoding transglycosylase SLT domain-containing protein — MLKNAKNRILSRPITKRHKIAMAGVTTLGAAAIAVSATVPGNAGTTTAEAPTGKVAYSDKQIKDVKGSVTDQLASKSVKAQEIAAKKAAADAAAKKKAAAETAAKKKAAAEAAAKKAAAAKKAEAARKAKEAASRSAKRVEVKQVAAKTYPNNLDGWIREALDIMKKHDIPGTYHGLHKNIMRESSGNPNAINDWDINAINGVPSIGLLQIIKPTFDTYHVPGTAWSQYDPVANLTAAANYAAHRYGSIDNVNSAY, encoded by the coding sequence ATGCTCAAGAACGCCAAGAACCGCATCCTCAGTCGTCCGATCACCAAGCGCCACAAGATCGCCATGGCCGGAGTCACCACGCTCGGTGCCGCCGCCATCGCCGTCTCCGCCACCGTCCCCGGCAACGCCGGGACGACCACGGCCGAAGCCCCCACGGGCAAGGTGGCGTACAGCGACAAGCAGATCAAGGACGTCAAGGGCAGCGTCACCGACCAGCTCGCCTCGAAGTCGGTGAAGGCGCAGGAGATCGCCGCGAAGAAGGCCGCCGCGGACGCCGCCGCCAAGAAGAAGGCCGCCGCCGAGACCGCGGCCAAGAAGAAGGCGGCCGCCGAGGCCGCCGCCAAGAAGGCCGCCGCGGCGAAGAAGGCCGAGGCCGCCCGCAAGGCGAAGGAGGCCGCCAGCCGGTCCGCCAAGCGGGTCGAGGTCAAGCAGGTCGCCGCGAAGACCTACCCGAACAACCTCGACGGCTGGATCCGTGAGGCCCTGGACATCATGAAGAAGCACGACATCCCGGGCACCTACCACGGCCTGCACAAGAACATCATGCGCGAGTCCTCGGGCAACCCGAACGCCATCAACGACTGGGACATCAACGCCATCAACGGCGTCCCGTCGATCGGTCTGCTGCAGATCATCAAGCCGACCTTCGACACCTACCACGTCCCGGGCACCGCCTGGAGCCAGTACGACCCGGTCGCGAACCTGACCGCCGCCGCCAACTACGCGGCGCACCGCTACGGTTCGATCGACAACGTCAACAGCGCGTACTGA
- a CDS encoding ABC transporter ATP-binding protein, giving the protein MSDVLELQDVTVVREGRALVDQVSWSVKEGERWVILGPNGAGKTTLLNVASSYLYPTKGTATILGETLGRPGTDVFELRPRIGVAGIALAEKLPKRQTVLETVLTAAYGMTATWNEDYEEVDEQRARAFLDRLGMTEFTDRKFGTLSEGERKRTLIARALMADPELLLLDEPAAGLDLGGREDLVRRLGRLARDPIAPSMLMVTHHVEEIPPGFTHVLMIRQGKVLAAGPMELELTSRNLSLCFGLPLVVEQVGDRWTAQGLPLS; this is encoded by the coding sequence ATGAGCGATGTTCTGGAGCTTCAGGACGTAACCGTGGTCCGTGAGGGCCGGGCTCTCGTGGACCAGGTCTCCTGGTCGGTCAAGGAGGGCGAGCGCTGGGTCATCCTCGGCCCGAACGGCGCCGGCAAGACCACCCTCCTGAACGTCGCCTCCAGCTACCTCTACCCGACCAAGGGCACCGCCACGATCCTCGGCGAGACCCTCGGCCGGCCCGGCACCGACGTCTTCGAGCTGCGCCCCCGCATCGGCGTCGCGGGGATCGCCCTGGCCGAGAAGCTCCCCAAGCGCCAGACCGTCCTCGAAACCGTTCTCACGGCCGCGTACGGCATGACCGCCACCTGGAACGAGGACTACGAGGAGGTCGACGAGCAGCGGGCCCGCGCCTTCCTCGACCGCCTCGGCATGACCGAGTTCACCGACCGGAAGTTCGGCACCCTCTCCGAGGGCGAGCGCAAGCGCACCCTCATCGCCCGCGCCCTCATGGCCGACCCCGAGCTGCTCCTCCTCGACGAGCCCGCCGCCGGACTCGACCTCGGCGGCCGCGAGGACCTCGTCCGCCGCCTCGGCCGCCTCGCCCGCGACCCGATCGCGCCGTCGATGCTCATGGTCACCCACCACGTCGAGGAGATCCCCCCGGGCTTCACCCACGTCCTGATGATCCGTCAGGGCAAGGTCCTCGCCGCGGGCCCCATGGAGCTCGAACTCACCTCCCGCAACCTCTCCCTCTGCTTCGGCCTCCCGCTCGTCGTCGAACAGGTCGGCGACCGCTGGACGGCCCAGGGCCTCCCCCTCTCCTGA
- a CDS encoding GAF domain-containing sensor histidine kinase yields the protein MSQGPRSGLAAVSSALLAMSRHLEVRDVLKTIVASARELLDAQYAALGVPDDHGGFAQFVVDGVSDEQWKAIGPLPRQHGILAAMLQEAKVERLADVRKDPRFEGWPSAHPDMSDFLGLPIRDGDEVIGALFLANKNCPKEDGGCGFTADDEELLAILAQHAAIALTNARLYERSRELTIAEERSRLAHELHDAVSQKLFSLRLTAQAATALIDRDPARAKGELHQVAALAAEAADELRAAVVELRPAALDEDGLVATLRTQIQVLDRAHSARVTFAGRGVRALPAAQEEALLRVAQEALHNALRHSGAEHVDVTLDRRGAGAVLRVTDDGGGFDPRTVRRAGRHLGLVSMRDRASGVGGTLTVESAPDKGTTIEMEVPGG from the coding sequence ATGAGTCAAGGCCCCCGGTCCGGCCTCGCCGCCGTGAGCTCCGCGCTGCTGGCCATGAGCAGGCACCTCGAGGTGCGCGACGTCCTGAAGACGATCGTCGCCTCGGCCCGCGAGCTGCTCGACGCGCAGTACGCCGCGCTCGGCGTCCCCGACGACCACGGCGGCTTCGCCCAGTTCGTCGTGGACGGCGTCAGCGACGAGCAGTGGAAGGCCATCGGCCCCCTGCCGCGGCAGCACGGCATCCTCGCCGCGATGCTCCAGGAGGCCAAGGTCGAGCGCCTCGCGGACGTCCGCAAGGACCCCCGCTTCGAGGGCTGGCCCTCCGCCCACCCCGACATGTCCGACTTCCTCGGCCTGCCGATCCGCGACGGCGACGAGGTCATCGGCGCGCTCTTCCTCGCCAACAAGAACTGCCCGAAGGAGGACGGCGGCTGCGGTTTCACCGCCGACGACGAGGAACTGCTCGCCATCCTCGCCCAGCACGCGGCGATCGCCCTCACCAACGCCCGCCTCTACGAGCGCAGCCGCGAGCTGACCATCGCCGAGGAGCGCTCCCGCCTCGCCCACGAGCTGCACGACGCCGTCAGCCAGAAGCTGTTCTCCCTGCGCCTGACGGCCCAGGCCGCCACCGCCCTGATCGACCGCGACCCGGCCCGCGCCAAGGGCGAACTCCACCAGGTCGCCGCCCTCGCCGCCGAAGCCGCCGACGAGCTGCGCGCCGCGGTCGTCGAGCTGCGCCCCGCGGCCCTCGACGAGGACGGCCTCGTCGCCACCCTGCGCACCCAGATCCAGGTCCTCGACCGCGCCCACAGCGCGCGCGTGACCTTCGCCGGCCGCGGGGTGAGGGCCCTGCCCGCCGCCCAGGAGGAGGCCCTGCTGCGCGTCGCCCAGGAGGCCCTGCACAACGCCCTGCGGCACTCCGGCGCCGAGCACGTCGACGTGACGCTCGACCGGCGCGGCGCCGGAGCCGTGCTGCGCGTCACCGACGACGGCGGCGGCTTCGACCCGAGGACGGTGCGCCGCGCCGGGCGCCATCTGGGCCTGGTCTCCATGCGGGACCGGGCGAGCGGGGTCGGCGGCACGCTGACCGTGGAGTCGGCGCCCGACAAGGGCACCACGATCGAGATGGAGGTCCCCGGTGGCTGA